Proteins encoded in a region of the Mucilaginibacter sabulilitoris genome:
- the metE gene encoding 5-methyltetrahydropteroyltriglutamate--homocysteine S-methyltransferase: protein MLKNNLGYPRVGALRELKKASEQYWAGLSSRDELFAVARKLRVGNWKTQADAGIDLIPCNDFSFYDQVLDTSLMLGVIPERYTPVLTQNKANTEIDLYFAMARGYQKDGLDITAMEMTKWFDTNYHYIVPEFVQNQQFRLFSEKIFDEFTLAKQHTGTTPKPVLIGPVSYLLLGKEKQAGFNRINLIKKVVPVYIEVLKRLKEYGAVWVQMDEPFLALDLTSEEKEAFVYAYKEISKSCPDLKLLLTTYFESLQDNIALAVNLPVSALHIDLVRAPKQLDEVLTLLPEKLSLSLGVVDGRNIWKNDYIRSLSHLKKAIALLGAGRVMIAPSCSLLHTPFDLDLETSINPEIKNWMAFAKQKLNEVNELAQIIEGNNQLLQNNLQAISSRNLSKLIHKQDIKQRTAAITDADAQRISTFGARQKIQQQRFKLPLYPTTTIGSFPQTNDIRSLRARLKKGELSADQYDAEIEKATIDAIRWQEEIGLDVLVHGEFERNDMVEYFGERLDGFLFTKNGWVQSYGSRCVKPPIIYGDVSRPADMTVRWSSFAQANTDRLMKGMLTGPVTILQWSFVRDDQPRSETTYQIALAIRDEVVALEKAGIKVIQIDEPAIREGLPLRKKDWQAYLHWAVRAFRISASGVRDETQIHTHMCYSEFNDIIGNIADMDADVITIETSRSQMELLAAFSDFKYPNEIGPGVYDIHSPRVPTVEEMVSLLEKASVLLPPANLWVNPDCGLKTRKWPETQTALINMVQAAKQLRQLVVETTVS, encoded by the coding sequence ATGCTCAAAAACAACCTCGGGTATCCTCGTGTAGGTGCCCTCCGTGAACTCAAAAAAGCCAGTGAACAGTACTGGGCAGGCCTAAGCAGCCGAGATGAACTGTTTGCCGTGGCCCGTAAACTCCGCGTGGGAAACTGGAAAACCCAGGCCGATGCTGGTATCGACCTCATTCCCTGTAACGATTTCAGTTTTTATGACCAGGTGCTCGATACCTCGTTAATGCTGGGTGTTATCCCCGAGCGTTATACGCCTGTATTAACCCAAAACAAAGCCAATACCGAGATCGATCTGTATTTTGCCATGGCACGGGGTTACCAGAAAGACGGGCTCGACATTACCGCGATGGAAATGACCAAGTGGTTTGATACCAACTATCATTACATTGTGCCCGAATTTGTACAAAACCAGCAATTTAGGCTGTTTTCTGAAAAGATCTTTGATGAATTTACGCTGGCGAAGCAGCATACGGGTACGACACCTAAACCGGTATTGATAGGCCCCGTATCATACCTGCTGCTGGGTAAAGAGAAGCAAGCGGGCTTTAACCGGATAAACCTGATTAAAAAAGTGGTGCCGGTTTATATTGAAGTATTAAAACGGCTTAAAGAATATGGTGCCGTTTGGGTTCAAATGGATGAACCCTTCCTGGCGCTTGACCTTACTTCTGAAGAAAAAGAAGCTTTTGTCTACGCTTATAAGGAAATCAGCAAGAGCTGCCCCGATTTAAAACTGCTGTTAACCACTTATTTCGAGAGCTTGCAGGATAATATAGCGTTGGCTGTAAACCTGCCGGTAAGCGCGCTGCATATTGACCTGGTACGGGCACCGAAACAATTAGATGAGGTGTTGACCTTGCTGCCCGAAAAACTCAGCCTGTCGTTAGGCGTTGTTGATGGCCGCAATATCTGGAAAAATGATTACATCAGGTCATTATCTCACCTAAAAAAAGCTATAGCTTTGCTTGGTGCCGGCAGGGTGATGATAGCGCCCAGTTGCTCTTTGCTGCATACACCGTTTGATCTTGACCTGGAAACCTCCATCAATCCCGAAATAAAAAACTGGATGGCTTTTGCCAAACAAAAATTGAACGAGGTTAATGAGCTTGCGCAAATTATTGAGGGTAATAACCAATTGCTGCAAAATAATTTGCAGGCTATATCGAGCCGTAACCTGTCAAAACTTATCCATAAACAGGACATAAAGCAACGTACGGCTGCTATTACCGATGCTGATGCTCAGCGTATCAGTACGTTTGGCGCGCGTCAAAAAATACAGCAGCAACGCTTTAAACTGCCCCTGTACCCTACAACTACCATAGGCTCGTTCCCTCAAACAAACGATATCCGCTCGCTCAGGGCACGGCTTAAAAAAGGTGAGCTTAGTGCAGATCAGTACGATGCTGAGATAGAAAAGGCCACCATTGATGCCATACGCTGGCAGGAGGAGATAGGCCTCGATGTGCTTGTACATGGCGAATTTGAGCGTAACGACATGGTTGAGTACTTTGGTGAGCGTTTGGATGGATTTTTATTTACCAAAAATGGCTGGGTACAAAGTTACGGCAGCCGCTGTGTTAAGCCGCCGATAATTTATGGTGATGTAAGCCGCCCCGCGGATATGACGGTTCGCTGGAGCAGTTTTGCACAGGCCAACACCGACAGGCTGATGAAAGGTATGCTCACCGGTCCGGTTACCATATTACAATGGTCATTTGTACGGGATGACCAACCGAGATCCGAAACTACCTACCAGATTGCCCTGGCCATCCGTGATGAGGTTGTTGCATTGGAAAAAGCCGGTATTAAAGTGATACAAATTGACGAGCCTGCCATACGCGAAGGTTTGCCGTTGCGTAAAAAAGATTGGCAGGCTTATTTACATTGGGCCGTGCGGGCCTTCAGGATTTCGGCCAGCGGCGTTAGGGACGAAACACAGATCCACACCCATATGTGCTACAGCGAGTTTAATGACATTATTGGCAACATTGCCGATATGGATGCCGATGTGATCACGATAGAAACCTCGCGCTCACAAATGGAGCTGCTGGCCGCGTTTTCGGATTTTAAATATCCAAATGAAATTGGTCCGGGAGTGTATGATATCCACTCGCCACGGGTACCTACGGTTGAGGAGATGGTGAGCCTGCTCGAGAAGGCGTCTGTTTTACTTCCGCCAGCCAATTTATGGGTTAACCCCGACTGTGGTTTAAAGACGCGCAAATGGCCCGAAACCCAAACCGCGTTGATAAATATGGTGCAGGCAGCAAAACAACTTCGTCAGTTAGTTGTAGAAACAACAGTTTCCTGA
- a CDS encoding beta-ketoacyl-ACP synthase III, whose product MKLKSSAVITGVGGYVPDNILSNSDLGKMVETNSEWIVSRTGIKERRILTDKSLATSDMANWAIKNLLENTKVSPDEIDCVIIATSTPDHLLLSTASIVCDKGGLTNAWATDVNAACSGFLYAFTMGASLIESGRYKKVIVVGADQNSAIINYKDRNTCILFGDGAGAVLIEPTTDGTGLIDSVFRTEGKGREHLLVPAGGSKVPATAESVAANKHYIHQDGRVVFKAAINGMTDTCKAILERNDLAINDINWLIPHQANYRIIHAVGDHLGLPAERVKINIDRYGNTTAATIPLCLWDFKDDFKYNDNMILTAFGAGFSWGATLLKWGKLRTA is encoded by the coding sequence ATGAAGTTAAAGAGTAGCGCAGTTATAACGGGTGTTGGTGGTTATGTTCCGGATAATATCCTAAGTAACAGCGATTTAGGAAAAATGGTTGAAACTAACAGTGAATGGATAGTTTCAAGGACTGGAATTAAGGAAAGAAGAATTTTAACCGACAAATCGCTTGCTACCTCTGACATGGCTAACTGGGCCATAAAAAATTTGCTTGAAAATACTAAAGTTTCTCCAGACGAAATTGATTGCGTAATTATAGCTACCTCAACACCCGATCATTTGCTGTTATCAACCGCAAGTATTGTTTGTGATAAAGGTGGTTTAACCAACGCTTGGGCAACTGATGTTAACGCTGCCTGTAGTGGTTTTCTGTACGCGTTTACTATGGGTGCCAGTTTAATTGAAAGTGGCCGTTATAAAAAGGTTATTGTTGTTGGTGCTGACCAAAACAGCGCCATTATTAATTATAAAGACAGGAATACCTGTATCCTTTTTGGTGATGGGGCAGGAGCGGTATTAATTGAACCCACAACTGACGGTACCGGTTTAATTGACAGCGTTTTCAGGACCGAGGGTAAAGGCCGCGAGCATTTACTGGTGCCTGCAGGTGGTTCTAAAGTGCCTGCTACCGCAGAAAGTGTTGCCGCCAACAAGCACTATATTCACCAGGATGGCAGGGTAGTTTTTAAAGCCGCCATTAACGGTATGACAGATACCTGTAAAGCAATATTGGAGCGTAATGATCTTGCCATTAACGATATCAACTGGCTTATACCGCACCAGGCCAATTACCGGATCATACATGCGGTAGGCGATCATTTGGGTTTACCGGCCGAGAGGGTAAAGATCAATATCGATAGGTACGGAAATACAACTGCTGCAACCATACCACTTTGTCTTTGGGACTTTAAAGACGACTTTAAATACAACGATAATATGATACTAACCGCCTTTGGAGCCGGTTTTTCATGGGGCGCGACCCTGCTTAAATGGGGTAAGCTAAGAACTGCATAA
- a CDS encoding acyl-CoA thioesterase, with protein MTTEERIQASETRIFKTVFPNNTNHYDTLFGGSAMAMMDEVAFITATRFTRKRMVTVSSDRIDFNRPIPAGTIIELIGSVSHIGNTSLKVLVEIYIEEMYSFVREKAITGTFTFVAIDEHKHPVSVL; from the coding sequence ATGACCACAGAAGAAAGAATACAAGCATCCGAAACGCGGATATTTAAAACCGTGTTCCCTAATAATACCAATCATTACGATACGTTGTTTGGCGGTTCGGCCATGGCCATGATGGACGAGGTGGCCTTTATCACTGCTACCCGTTTTACCCGCAAAAGAATGGTAACAGTATCGTCAGACAGGATCGACTTTAACCGCCCTATTCCTGCCGGAACCATTATCGAACTTATAGGTTCGGTATCGCACATTGGTAATACCAGTTTAAAAGTACTGGTTGAAATATACATTGAAGAAATGTACTCCTTTGTGCGCGAAAAAGCTATCACAGGTACATTTACCTTTGTAGCAATTGACGAGCACAAACATCCGGTAAGCGTTTTATAA
- a CDS encoding porin family protein — translation MNKTLTTIIIVLCTSTMTFAQQKKGDVELSFNTGWNVATVSNYVNSSSVPGFQSYRTGWNVGAAADFYFSNRWSLKTKLLFDQKGWGDGFFSERNSDAYPTSFNLNYITLPVMANWHFGRKRNWYLNFGPYAGYLAGAEAPDVNVKVKDYFHNLDLGLALGIGTKIKLADNLKLLLEYDNQGGITDIFKMNEYSAVRNSRGSINVGLTFILK, via the coding sequence ATGAATAAAACTCTTACCACAATTATTATTGTTCTTTGTACCTCTACCATGACATTCGCACAGCAAAAAAAGGGCGATGTTGAACTTAGTTTCAATACCGGATGGAATGTTGCAACCGTGAGTAATTACGTCAACTCATCAAGCGTACCTGGATTTCAATCATACCGAACCGGATGGAATGTTGGCGCGGCGGCTGATTTTTACTTTTCAAACCGCTGGAGCTTGAAAACCAAATTGCTTTTCGACCAAAAGGGCTGGGGCGATGGTTTTTTCAGCGAAAGAAACAGTGACGCTTATCCTACCAGCTTTAATTTAAACTATATTACCCTGCCTGTTATGGCAAACTGGCATTTTGGTAGAAAACGTAATTGGTATTTAAATTTTGGGCCTTATGCCGGTTATTTGGCAGGTGCCGAGGCACCTGATGTAAATGTTAAGGTGAAGGATTACTTTCACAATTTAGATCTTGGATTAGCACTTGGAATTGGCACCAAAATAAAGTTGGCCGATAATCTAAAACTATTGCTTGAGTACGATAACCAGGGAGGTATAACCGATATATTTAAAATGAATGAATACTCTGCTGTGCGTAATTCACGGGGAAGCATCAATGTTGGGCTTACTTTTATATTGAAGTAA
- a CDS encoding YitT family protein translates to MNVIKGIKDAITIGLGILSAAFGLKGFLLSSHFIDGGATGISMLISDITNASISILIFLINVPFLWLGYKKLGLQFAIKSTIAIGLLSVTLVIIKFPDVTHDKLLTAIFGGVFIGTGSGLAMRGGAVIDGTEIAAVLVSKKTQILKVSDFILLLNVLIFSLAAFFLGVEPAMYSILTYMAAAKMIDFILNGIEQYSGITVISTHSEAIRKAITETLGRGVTIYQGKSGYGKDGHINDPRDIVFTVATRLEIPSLKQTILGIDPKAFIVQQSIDDTTGGLLKRKGLH, encoded by the coding sequence ATGAACGTTATTAAAGGGATTAAAGACGCGATTACTATTGGGCTTGGCATATTATCTGCAGCATTTGGATTGAAAGGCTTTTTGTTATCGAGCCATTTTATTGATGGCGGAGCAACCGGAATATCCATGCTGATATCTGATATTACCAATGCATCTATCTCAATACTTATATTCCTGATCAACGTTCCATTTTTGTGGCTGGGTTATAAAAAACTGGGCCTGCAGTTTGCCATTAAAAGCACAATAGCAATTGGTCTTTTATCGGTAACACTGGTAATTATTAAATTTCCGGATGTTACGCACGACAAGCTGCTTACGGCTATATTTGGTGGTGTATTCATAGGCACAGGCAGCGGTTTGGCCATGCGTGGCGGAGCCGTAATTGATGGTACCGAAATTGCCGCGGTACTGGTAAGCAAAAAAACCCAGATATTAAAAGTAAGTGATTTTATTTTACTTCTTAATGTGTTGATCTTTAGCCTGGCGGCTTTCTTTTTAGGTGTGGAGCCTGCCATGTATTCTATACTTACCTATATGGCAGCCGCTAAAATGATCGATTTTATTTTGAACGGTATTGAACAGTATTCGGGCATTACGGTCATCTCAACCCACAGCGAGGCCATACGTAAGGCCATTACCGAAACCCTGGGCCGCGGCGTTACCATTTACCAAGGCAAAAGCGGCTACGGTAAAGACGGGCACATCAACGACCCGCGCGATATTGTTTTCACCGTGGCCACCCGCCTGGAAATCCCCTCCCTTAAACAAACTATACTGGGTATCGACCCAAAGGCGTTTATCGTACAACAAAGTATTGATGATACTACGGGGGGGCTGCTTAAACGCAAGGGCTTGCATTAA
- a CDS encoding aspartate kinase has product MLVFKFGGASVKDVGGIINLASVVKKYTGNQLLIIVSAMGKTTNALESLTRSYVDQTDNMHLIYDGIKQYHFDILHELFEPKHPVFDEIANTFVEIDWMIEDEPHDDYDFIYDQLVSIGELVSTRIVSAYLNKDGVKNQWIDVRGYIHTDNTYREGIVQWDKTRDSISKGIPPLLEKGAVVTQGFLGGTSENFTTTLGREGSDYTASIFASCLGAESVTTWKDVPGILNADPKFFNDTVKFDELSYSEAIEMTYYGASVIHPKTIKPLQNAHIPLLVKPFADPGATGTVIKEDGVNRFEKPVIILKQNQVLLSVTPKDYSFISEDHLSDIFGLFAQNQVKVNVMQTSALSFSVCFDFYKERFEKLLSSLKQDFKVKYNNGLTLITVRHHPENALKELTVGKTILMEQISRNTAQVVVK; this is encoded by the coding sequence ATGCTTGTTTTTAAATTCGGAGGCGCATCGGTTAAAGATGTCGGTGGTATCATTAACCTGGCCAGTGTTGTTAAAAAATATACGGGCAATCAACTGCTCATTATAGTATCGGCCATGGGTAAAACCACCAACGCGCTGGAAAGCCTTACCCGCTCCTATGTTGACCAGACAGACAACATGCACCTCATTTACGATGGTATAAAACAATACCATTTTGATATACTGCACGAGTTGTTTGAACCCAAACATCCTGTTTTCGACGAAATAGCCAACACCTTTGTGGAGATTGACTGGATGATTGAAGACGAACCGCATGATGATTATGATTTTATTTATGACCAGCTGGTGTCCATCGGCGAGTTGGTGTCAACCCGCATTGTCAGCGCGTATTTAAATAAGGATGGCGTAAAAAATCAGTGGATTGATGTGCGTGGCTATATCCATACCGACAATACCTATCGTGAAGGCATTGTACAATGGGATAAAACCCGCGACAGCATCAGTAAAGGCATCCCTCCCTTGCTTGAAAAAGGTGCAGTGGTAACGCAGGGCTTTTTGGGCGGCACATCAGAAAACTTTACCACTACGTTGGGTCGTGAGGGTTCTGATTATACGGCTTCTATATTTGCGTCCTGTTTAGGAGCCGAATCGGTTACTACCTGGAAAGATGTTCCGGGTATTTTGAATGCCGATCCTAAATTTTTCAATGATACCGTAAAATTTGATGAATTGTCGTACTCTGAAGCTATCGAGATGACTTATTACGGGGCAAGTGTTATTCACCCCAAAACCATCAAGCCGCTGCAAAACGCCCATATACCATTATTGGTTAAACCCTTTGCTGATCCCGGCGCCACCGGAACTGTGATTAAGGAAGATGGTGTGAACCGTTTTGAAAAACCGGTAATTATCCTGAAACAAAACCAGGTGCTGCTATCGGTAACGCCAAAAGATTATTCATTTATCAGTGAAGATCACCTGAGCGATATTTTTGGCCTGTTTGCTCAAAACCAGGTAAAAGTTAACGTAATGCAAACATCGGCCCTGAGTTTTTCTGTTTGTTTTGATTTTTACAAAGAACGCTTTGAAAAACTGCTCAGCAGCCTAAAGCAGGACTTTAAAGTAAAATACAACAACGGCCTTACGCTCATCACGGTAAGGCATCACCCTGAAAATGCACTGAAGGAGCTAACCGTCGGAAAAACCATTTTAATGGAGCAGATAAGCAGGAATACCGCGCAGGTAGTGGTGAAGTAA
- a CDS encoding DUF3298 and DUF4163 domain-containing protein produces the protein MKTICITCFIAICFAFTSCQWGVPEKKAETATFDTLTYTYKTLHERAADCGNKPDSACTVVQIKYPVFTNQQTLNDSVKHKLTIMFAMDGKADSSIELMSKKFLQAYADFKKNDARSDMFFTLNSYAKVIFQDSSLAALEVGGYSYQGGAHGGSFTGFINWDTKANKELTLDDLFIAGYQDKLKAVAEKIFRKDEKLSDTASLANNYFFKDNKFALNDNFSITPTGLKFIYNQYENKPYAAGITTLVIPYSPIKSLLRPNSVVAKYTK, from the coding sequence ATGAAAACCATCTGCATCACCTGTTTTATTGCCATTTGCTTTGCGTTTACATCATGTCAATGGGGAGTACCCGAAAAAAAAGCCGAAACCGCTACTTTCGATACGCTCACTTATACCTATAAAACCTTGCATGAGCGTGCTGCCGATTGCGGCAATAAACCAGATAGCGCTTGTACCGTGGTGCAGATAAAATACCCTGTTTTTACCAATCAACAAACACTTAATGATTCGGTTAAGCATAAGCTTACCATCATGTTTGCTATGGATGGTAAAGCCGACAGCAGTATTGAGCTCATGAGCAAAAAATTTTTACAGGCTTATGCTGATTTCAAAAAGAACGACGCACGCTCGGACATGTTTTTTACGCTGAACAGCTATGCCAAGGTCATCTTCCAGGATTCCAGCCTTGCCGCCCTTGAAGTCGGTGGTTACTCTTACCAGGGTGGCGCCCATGGCGGATCGTTCACTGGTTTTATAAACTGGGATACCAAAGCCAATAAAGAACTCACCCTCGATGATCTTTTTATAGCCGGGTATCAGGACAAGCTGAAAGCTGTTGCCGAAAAAATATTCAGGAAGGATGAAAAACTGAGCGATACAGCCTCATTGGCAAATAACTACTTTTTTAAAGACAATAAATTCGCTCTTAACGATAATTTTTCCATTACACCCACAGGGCTAAAATTTATATATAACCAGTACGAAAATAAGCCTTACGCGGCTGGTATCACCACTTTGGTTATCCCCTATTCACCTATAAAATCATTACTGCGGCCAAATTCGGTTGTGGCCAAATACACTAAATAA
- a CDS encoding GNAT family N-acetyltransferase, which produces MELVHELALYEKAPEEVTVTLQEFEDAGFGTKPVWKAFVAEANGIIVGFAVYYIRYSTWKGCRLYLEDLIVTEEYRGKGVGKLLFNILITEAKELGYSGMVWQVLDWNEPALNFYRKYEASIEAGWLNASLSKEQLLNY; this is translated from the coding sequence ATGGAACTGGTGCATGAACTTGCCTTGTATGAAAAAGCGCCCGAAGAGGTTACGGTTACCTTGCAGGAGTTTGAAGATGCCGGCTTTGGTACCAAACCGGTATGGAAGGCCTTTGTGGCTGAAGCTAATGGCATAATAGTAGGTTTCGCTGTTTATTACATTCGTTACTCTACCTGGAAAGGCTGCCGTTTGTATCTCGAAGACCTGATAGTTACAGAAGAATACCGCGGTAAAGGTGTTGGCAAACTATTGTTTAATATCCTTATTACCGAAGCCAAAGAACTCGGCTACAGCGGTATGGTATGGCAGGTGCTTGACTGGAACGAGCCCGCTTTAAACTTCTATAGAAAATATGAAGCCAGCATTGAGGCCGGGTGGCTTAATGCCTCGTTATCAAAAGAACAACTATTAAATTATTAG
- a CDS encoding YggS family pyridoxal phosphate-dependent enzyme — translation MSIADNIKSLKIETGPGVTLLAVSKTKPATDVQEAYNAGQRQFGENLVQEMVEKYEQLPKDIEWHLIGHLQTNKVKYIAPFVSMIQSVDSLKLLHEINKYAQKADRVIDCLLQIYIADEETKFGLGFDEAIELLRSEEFAMFKNVRIRGLMGIATNTKNEKQIKEEYYELKTFFDGIKQSYFRKIETFNTLSMGMSSDYKLAIEQGSNMIRVGSTIFGSRVIKYWKNN, via the coding sequence ATGAGCATTGCAGATAATATCAAAAGCTTAAAAATAGAAACGGGTCCAGGGGTAACTTTATTGGCGGTGTCAAAAACAAAACCCGCGACCGATGTGCAGGAGGCTTATAACGCCGGGCAGCGCCAGTTTGGCGAGAACCTTGTACAGGAAATGGTAGAGAAATATGAACAATTGCCTAAAGATATAGAATGGCACCTGATAGGTCACTTACAAACCAACAAAGTAAAATATATTGCCCCGTTTGTAAGCATGATACAATCTGTCGACAGCCTGAAATTGCTGCATGAGATAAATAAATATGCCCAAAAAGCCGACCGGGTTATTGATTGCCTACTGCAGATTTATATTGCCGATGAAGAAACCAAGTTTGGGCTGGGGTTTGATGAAGCTATTGAGCTGCTCCGCTCTGAGGAGTTTGCTATGTTTAAAAACGTACGCATACGCGGACTGATGGGCATTGCCACCAACACCAAAAACGAAAAACAGATAAAAGAAGAATACTACGAGCTGAAAACTTTTTTTGACGGTATAAAACAAAGTTATTTCAGAAAAATTGAAACTTTTAATACCCTGTCAATGGGTATGTCGTCAGACTATAAGCTGGCCATTGAGCAGGGCAGTAACATGATACGGGTAGGAAGCACTATTTTTGGCAGCCGGGTCATTAAGTACTGGAAAAATAATTGA
- a CDS encoding DUF4296 domain-containing protein: MHKYLILFFSVTLFLCSCKSEGVPNGVIKPNVMAGLLTEIHLIDGRLYNGMQNPDTLYKYGMGNYLAAFEQFHTDSAIFKKSLNYYSTQPDKLSVIYDQVDARIKALTDSVNLVQTKIRQAQLKVDSLKADSVKKARQKMSKSELKADSIKTAARVKLQAQRTADSLKKVQESLRKPVRKIDSLKKAMRQKRKAVHIADSLKKLKQKHPDALPKK, translated from the coding sequence ATGCATAAATATTTAATCTTGTTTTTTTCAGTAACGCTTTTTTTATGTTCCTGTAAAAGTGAAGGAGTGCCAAACGGGGTTATTAAACCTAATGTTATGGCCGGCTTGCTTACCGAAATCCATCTTATAGACGGCCGTTTATATAACGGCATGCAAAACCCGGATACGCTGTACAAATATGGCATGGGTAATTACCTGGCCGCGTTTGAACAGTTCCATACTGATTCGGCCATATTTAAAAAAAGCCTGAATTATTATTCGACTCAGCCTGATAAGCTTTCAGTTATTTATGACCAGGTTGATGCCCGGATAAAGGCCCTTACAGATTCTGTTAACCTGGTACAGACAAAAATACGGCAGGCTCAGTTAAAAGTTGATTCGCTAAAGGCCGATTCGGTTAAGAAAGCACGACAAAAAATGTCAAAATCTGAGTTAAAGGCAGATTCGATAAAAACGGCTGCGCGCGTAAAATTACAGGCCCAGCGTACCGCCGATTCATTGAAAAAAGTACAGGAAAGCCTGAGAAAGCCTGTGCGGAAAATAGATTCGTTGAAAAAAGCAATGCGGCAAAAAAGAAAAGCCGTTCATATTGCCGATTCACTTAAAAAGTTAAAACAAAAACATCCTGATGCTTTACCCAAAAAATAG